Proteins from a genomic interval of Quercus robur chromosome 9, dhQueRobu3.1, whole genome shotgun sequence:
- the LOC126698799 gene encoding pyridoxine/pyridoxamine 5'-phosphate oxidase 1, chloroplastic isoform X2 → MWSSLARKSRTMTCLFLGTHQFSLPFNSNVLKPSRSFHHNTLSNNKLSLAFLTPIPSLSIRAFCTKPSAKMADRAVQIQNPDSISYLTQREAAEIDEILMGPLGFSVDQLMELAGLSVAASIAEVYKPSEYKRVLAICGPGNNGGDGLVAARHLYHFGYKPSVCYPKRTPKPLYSGLVTQLESLSVPFLSVEDLPLDLSKDFDILVDAMFGFSFHGTPRPPFDDLIQRLVSLQDHDQTHQKSPVIVSIDIPSGWHVEEGDIGGEGIKPDMLVSLTAPKLCAKKFCGPQHFLGGRFVPPSIADKYKLRLPPYPGSSMCVRIGKPPKIDISALRENYISPELLEEQVEADPIDQFCKWFDDAVAASLKEPNAMALSTVGKDGKPSSRIVLLKGVDKDGFVWYTNYDSRKAHDLSHNPHASLLFYWDGLNRQVRVEGSVQKVSDEESEQYFHSRPRGSQIGAIVSKQSTVVLGRHVLHQQYKELEENFSDGSLIPKPKHWGGYRLKPELFEFWQGQKSRLHDRWFSSHL, encoded by the exons ATGTGGTCATCGTTGGCACGCAAAAGCCGAACCATGACATGCCTATTCCTCGGTACCCACCAATTCTCACTCCCTTTTAACTCCAACGTTCTGAAACCTTCTCGCTCTTTCCACCACAACACTCTCTCCAATAATAAACTCTCCCTG GCATTTCTCACTCCAATTCCGAGTCTCTCAATTCGTGCATTTTGTACAAAGCCCAGTGCAAAAATGGCAGACAGAGCggttcaaattcaaaacccagaCTCTATATCTTATCTCACGCAACGTGAAGCCGCCGAGATCGATGAGATCCTCATGGGTCCTCTCGGGTTTAGCGTCGATCAGCTTATG GAATTGGCTGGCTTAAGCGTAGCTGCATCCATAGCAGAG GTTTACAAACCGAGTGAGTACAAACGTGTGCTCGCAATTTGCGGTCCTGGGAACAATGGTGGTGATGGACTCGTGGCTGCCCGTCATCTTTATCACTTTGGTTACAAACCGTCTGTTTGTTATCCAAAGCGTACTCCCAAGCCTCTTTATTCTGGTTTGGTCACTCAG CTTGAATCACTGTCAGTCCCCTTCTTGTCAGTTGAGGATCTTCCTTTGGACTTATCAAAGGACTTTGACATTCTAGTTGATGCAATGTTTGGATTCTCATTCCATG GCACCCCAAGGCCACCTTTTGATGATCTTATCCAAAGACTGGTTTCTTTACAAGATCATGAtcaaacacaccaaaaatcCCCTGTTATTGTCTCTATAGACATTCCGTCTGGGTGGCATGTTGAAGAAGGAGACATTGGTGGTGAAGGCATTAAACCTGACATGTTG GTTTCTTTGACTGCTCCAAAGTTGTGTGCGAAGAAGTTTTGTGGTCCACAGCACTTTCTAGGCGGTAGATTTGTCCCACCATCTATTGCAGATAAGTATAAGCTTCGTCTTCCACCATATCCTGGCTCTTCCATGTGTGTCCGAATTGGAAAGCCTCCAAAAATTGATATATCAGCTCTTAGAGAGAATTATATTTCCCCAGAACTCCTCGAGGAACAAGTGGAGGCAGATCCAATTGATCAG ttttgcaaaTGGTTTGATGATGCAGTGGCTGCTAGCTTGAAGGAACCAAATGCTATGGCATTGTCAACTGTTGGGAAGGATGGAAAACC GTCATCACGAATAGTATTGCTAAAAGGAGTTGATAAGGATGGTTTTGTCTG GTACACCAATTATGACAGTCGAAAGGCACATGACTTATCTCATAATCCCCATGCATCACTGCTTTTCTATTGGGATGGTCTTAATCGTCAG GTAAGAGTGGAAGGATCTGTGCAGAAAGTTTCTGATGAGGAATCTGAGCAGTACTTTCATAGCCGTCCTCGAGGAAGTCAGATTGGAGCAATAGTTAGCAAGCAG AGCACCGTAGTGCTTGGAAGGCATGTTCTACACCAACAATATAAAGAACTAGAGGAAAATTTTTCTGATGG AAGTTTGATTCCAAAACCTAAACACTGGGGAGGATATAGGCTTAAACCAGAGCTGTTTGAGTTTTGGCAAGGACAGAAGTCTCGCTTGCATGACAGGTGGTTTTCATCCCATTTATGA
- the LOC126698799 gene encoding pyridoxine/pyridoxamine 5'-phosphate oxidase 1, chloroplastic isoform X1 — MWSSLARKSRTMTCLFLGTHQFSLPFNSNVLKPSRSFHHNTLSNNKLSLAFLTPIPSLSIRAFCTKPSAKMADRAVQIQNPDSISYLTQREAAEIDEILMGPLGFSVDQLMELAGLSVAASIAEVYKPSEYKRVLAICGPGNNGGDGLVAARHLYHFGYKPSVCYPKRTPKPLYSGLVTQLESLSVPFLSVEDLPLDLSKDFDILVDAMFGFSFHGTPRPPFDDLIQRLVSLQDHDQTHQKSPVIVSIDIPSGWHVEEGDIGGEGIKPDMLVSLTAPKLCAKKFCGPQHFLGGRFVPPSIADKYKLRLPPYPGSSMCVRIGKPPKIDISALRENYISPELLEEQVEADPIDQFCKWFDDAVAASLKEPNAMALSTVGKDGKPSSRIVLLKGVDKDGFVWYTNYDSRKAHDLSHNPHASLLFYWDGLNRQVRVEGSVQKVSDEESEQYFHSRPRGSQIGAIVSKQSTVVLGRHVLHQQYKELEENFSDGSLIPKPKHWGGYRLKPELFEFWQGQKSRLHDRLQYSPHEINGQQVWKIERLAP, encoded by the exons ATGTGGTCATCGTTGGCACGCAAAAGCCGAACCATGACATGCCTATTCCTCGGTACCCACCAATTCTCACTCCCTTTTAACTCCAACGTTCTGAAACCTTCTCGCTCTTTCCACCACAACACTCTCTCCAATAATAAACTCTCCCTG GCATTTCTCACTCCAATTCCGAGTCTCTCAATTCGTGCATTTTGTACAAAGCCCAGTGCAAAAATGGCAGACAGAGCggttcaaattcaaaacccagaCTCTATATCTTATCTCACGCAACGTGAAGCCGCCGAGATCGATGAGATCCTCATGGGTCCTCTCGGGTTTAGCGTCGATCAGCTTATG GAATTGGCTGGCTTAAGCGTAGCTGCATCCATAGCAGAG GTTTACAAACCGAGTGAGTACAAACGTGTGCTCGCAATTTGCGGTCCTGGGAACAATGGTGGTGATGGACTCGTGGCTGCCCGTCATCTTTATCACTTTGGTTACAAACCGTCTGTTTGTTATCCAAAGCGTACTCCCAAGCCTCTTTATTCTGGTTTGGTCACTCAG CTTGAATCACTGTCAGTCCCCTTCTTGTCAGTTGAGGATCTTCCTTTGGACTTATCAAAGGACTTTGACATTCTAGTTGATGCAATGTTTGGATTCTCATTCCATG GCACCCCAAGGCCACCTTTTGATGATCTTATCCAAAGACTGGTTTCTTTACAAGATCATGAtcaaacacaccaaaaatcCCCTGTTATTGTCTCTATAGACATTCCGTCTGGGTGGCATGTTGAAGAAGGAGACATTGGTGGTGAAGGCATTAAACCTGACATGTTG GTTTCTTTGACTGCTCCAAAGTTGTGTGCGAAGAAGTTTTGTGGTCCACAGCACTTTCTAGGCGGTAGATTTGTCCCACCATCTATTGCAGATAAGTATAAGCTTCGTCTTCCACCATATCCTGGCTCTTCCATGTGTGTCCGAATTGGAAAGCCTCCAAAAATTGATATATCAGCTCTTAGAGAGAATTATATTTCCCCAGAACTCCTCGAGGAACAAGTGGAGGCAGATCCAATTGATCAG ttttgcaaaTGGTTTGATGATGCAGTGGCTGCTAGCTTGAAGGAACCAAATGCTATGGCATTGTCAACTGTTGGGAAGGATGGAAAACC GTCATCACGAATAGTATTGCTAAAAGGAGTTGATAAGGATGGTTTTGTCTG GTACACCAATTATGACAGTCGAAAGGCACATGACTTATCTCATAATCCCCATGCATCACTGCTTTTCTATTGGGATGGTCTTAATCGTCAG GTAAGAGTGGAAGGATCTGTGCAGAAAGTTTCTGATGAGGAATCTGAGCAGTACTTTCATAGCCGTCCTCGAGGAAGTCAGATTGGAGCAATAGTTAGCAAGCAG AGCACCGTAGTGCTTGGAAGGCATGTTCTACACCAACAATATAAAGAACTAGAGGAAAATTTTTCTGATGG AAGTTTGATTCCAAAACCTAAACACTGGGGAGGATATAGGCTTAAACCAGAGCTGTTTGAGTTTTGGCAAGGACAGAAGTCTCGCTTGCATGACAG GTTGCAGTATTCTCCTCATGAAATCAATGGACAACAAGTGTGGAAAATTGAGCGGTTGGCTCCTTGA
- the LOC126699500 gene encoding uncharacterized protein LOC126699500 has translation MGSEGGTVTLRKPRFLCLHGFRTSGEILKTQVTMKWPESVTQKLDLVYLDAPFPCQGKSEVEGIFDPPYYEWFQFNKEFTEYTNFDECLAYIEDYMIKNGPFDGLLGFSQGAILSAGLPGLQAQGVTFKKVPKIKFLIIVGGAKFRAASLADKAYSTPIQCPSLHFLGETDFLKEYGKELLEKCVDPVVIHHPKGHTIPRLDEKGLQIMESFLERIQKMVDEKEIKE, from the exons atgGGAAGCGAAGGTGGGACGGTGACTTTGAGAAAGCCCAGGTTTCTATGCCTTCATGGGTTCAGAACGAGTGGAGAGATTCTGAAGACACAGGTGACGATGAAGTGGCCCGAATCTGTGACACAAAAACTCGACCTCGTATACCTCGATGCTCCTTTTCCTTGCCAAGGCAAATCCGAGGTCGAAGGAATTTTTGATCCTCCTTATTACGAGTGGTTCCAATTCAATAAg GAATTTACGGAGTACACGAACTTTGATGAATGTCTTGCATATATCGAGGATTACATGATTAAGAATGGTCCATTTGATGGACTCCTTGGTTTCTCTCAG GGGGCAATATTGTCAGCTGGGCTGCCTGGTCTGCAAGCTCAG GGCGTGACGTTCAAGAAGGTTCCTAAAATTAAATTCCTAATAATAGTTGGGGGAGCCAAGTTTAGGGCAGCATCACTGGCTGACAAAGCATATTCTACTCCAATTCAATGCCCTTCCCTTCACTTTTTAG GGGAGACTGACTTCTTGAAGGAATATGGAAAGGAACTCTTGGAAAAATGTGTAGACCCTGTTGTGATTCATCATCCTAAGGGCCACACAATACCCAGACTAG ATGAAAAGGGTTTGCAGATTATGGAGAGCTTCCTTGAGAGGATTCAAAAGATGGTAGAtgagaaagaaatcaaagaataG
- the LOC126698799 gene encoding pyridoxine/pyridoxamine 5'-phosphate oxidase 1, chloroplastic isoform X3: MWSSLARKSRTMTCLFLGTHQFSLPFNSNVLKPSRSFHHNTLSNNKLSLAFLTPIPSLSIRAFCTKPSAKMADRAVQIQNPDSISYLTQREAAEIDEILMGPLGFSVDQLMELAGLSVAASIAEVYKPSEYKRVLAICGPGNNGGDGLVAARHLYHFGYKPSVCYPKRTPKPLYSGLVTQLESLSVPFLSVEDLPLDLSKDFDILVDAMFGFSFHGTPRPPFDDLIQRLVSLQDHDQTHQKSPVIVSIDIPSGWHVEEGDIGGEGIKPDMLVSLTAPKLCAKKFCGPQHFLGGRFVPPSIADKYKLRLPPYPGSSMCVRIGKPPKIDISALRENYISPELLEEQVEADPIDQFCKWFDDAVAASLKEPNAMALSTVGKDGKPYTNYDSRKAHDLSHNPHASLLFYWDGLNRQVRVEGSVQKVSDEESEQYFHSRPRGSQIGAIVSKQSTVVLGRHVLHQQYKELEENFSDGSLIPKPKHWGGYRLKPELFEFWQGQKSRLHDRLQYSPHEINGQQVWKIERLAP, translated from the exons ATGTGGTCATCGTTGGCACGCAAAAGCCGAACCATGACATGCCTATTCCTCGGTACCCACCAATTCTCACTCCCTTTTAACTCCAACGTTCTGAAACCTTCTCGCTCTTTCCACCACAACACTCTCTCCAATAATAAACTCTCCCTG GCATTTCTCACTCCAATTCCGAGTCTCTCAATTCGTGCATTTTGTACAAAGCCCAGTGCAAAAATGGCAGACAGAGCggttcaaattcaaaacccagaCTCTATATCTTATCTCACGCAACGTGAAGCCGCCGAGATCGATGAGATCCTCATGGGTCCTCTCGGGTTTAGCGTCGATCAGCTTATG GAATTGGCTGGCTTAAGCGTAGCTGCATCCATAGCAGAG GTTTACAAACCGAGTGAGTACAAACGTGTGCTCGCAATTTGCGGTCCTGGGAACAATGGTGGTGATGGACTCGTGGCTGCCCGTCATCTTTATCACTTTGGTTACAAACCGTCTGTTTGTTATCCAAAGCGTACTCCCAAGCCTCTTTATTCTGGTTTGGTCACTCAG CTTGAATCACTGTCAGTCCCCTTCTTGTCAGTTGAGGATCTTCCTTTGGACTTATCAAAGGACTTTGACATTCTAGTTGATGCAATGTTTGGATTCTCATTCCATG GCACCCCAAGGCCACCTTTTGATGATCTTATCCAAAGACTGGTTTCTTTACAAGATCATGAtcaaacacaccaaaaatcCCCTGTTATTGTCTCTATAGACATTCCGTCTGGGTGGCATGTTGAAGAAGGAGACATTGGTGGTGAAGGCATTAAACCTGACATGTTG GTTTCTTTGACTGCTCCAAAGTTGTGTGCGAAGAAGTTTTGTGGTCCACAGCACTTTCTAGGCGGTAGATTTGTCCCACCATCTATTGCAGATAAGTATAAGCTTCGTCTTCCACCATATCCTGGCTCTTCCATGTGTGTCCGAATTGGAAAGCCTCCAAAAATTGATATATCAGCTCTTAGAGAGAATTATATTTCCCCAGAACTCCTCGAGGAACAAGTGGAGGCAGATCCAATTGATCAG ttttgcaaaTGGTTTGATGATGCAGTGGCTGCTAGCTTGAAGGAACCAAATGCTATGGCATTGTCAACTGTTGGGAAGGATGGAAAACC GTACACCAATTATGACAGTCGAAAGGCACATGACTTATCTCATAATCCCCATGCATCACTGCTTTTCTATTGGGATGGTCTTAATCGTCAG GTAAGAGTGGAAGGATCTGTGCAGAAAGTTTCTGATGAGGAATCTGAGCAGTACTTTCATAGCCGTCCTCGAGGAAGTCAGATTGGAGCAATAGTTAGCAAGCAG AGCACCGTAGTGCTTGGAAGGCATGTTCTACACCAACAATATAAAGAACTAGAGGAAAATTTTTCTGATGG AAGTTTGATTCCAAAACCTAAACACTGGGGAGGATATAGGCTTAAACCAGAGCTGTTTGAGTTTTGGCAAGGACAGAAGTCTCGCTTGCATGACAG GTTGCAGTATTCTCCTCATGAAATCAATGGACAACAAGTGTGGAAAATTGAGCGGTTGGCTCCTTGA